Proteins from one Prevotella sp. E2-28 genomic window:
- a CDS encoding fimbrillin family protein, which produces MKKSLFLMAAASALMLTACTNEDATNESVVSNGKMAVGFDTYVPNATRAGDAGIQTTATLQTNDKGFGVFAQYSNDNGSADGAYSKAATPVANFMWNEHVSYNASAWTYSPLKYWPNETSQDSQDPKATSDHADKLSFFAYAPYVAEASGIYTGKLTGPTYSDDPAIDDSKITANGGGIEAVIANNATGNDPWVRYAVATDPSKSVDLLWGVAPSGGLSYTDVSGGTTSVLAGMPLVDLLKPSKDQKIKFLFQHALARIGLTVIYAADQIAAGGQLNNQTKIAVKSVNVTEVTATKQLKTSGALNLKNTDAFQALWTNTAGDINLSVGVGSGLNPNIAYKDNASDTWNQTGTWTGVENIEHPVIADNNYFMVIPGNANTDLQVTITYDVITKDAKVATGYSEVENVIKKTVTIPTLSNNKAYTLKLILGMTSVKLDAEVADWEIMGSTDVNLPKNEQ; this is translated from the coding sequence ATGAAAAAGAGTTTATTTTTGATGGCAGCTGCTTCAGCTCTGATGCTGACAGCTTGTACAAATGAAGATGCTACTAACGAAAGCGTGGTATCTAATGGTAAGATGGCTGTAGGCTTTGACACCTATGTGCCCAATGCTACTCGTGCTGGTGATGCTGGTATCCAGACAACCGCTACTCTTCAAACTAATGACAAGGGCTTCGGTGTATTTGCACAGTATTCTAATGACAACGGTTCTGCCGATGGTGCATATTCTAAGGCTGCTACTCCAGTAGCAAACTTCATGTGGAATGAACATGTTTCATACAACGCAAGTGCATGGACATATTCACCTTTGAAGTACTGGCCTAACGAGACAAGTCAGGATAGTCAGGATCCTAAAGCAACTTCAGATCATGCAGACAAACTGTCATTCTTCGCTTATGCTCCTTATGTTGCAGAAGCATCAGGCATTTATACTGGTAAGTTAACTGGTCCTACATATAGCGATGATCCTGCAATTGATGACAGTAAAATCACCGCTAACGGTGGTGGTATTGAAGCTGTTATTGCCAATAATGCAACAGGAAACGATCCTTGGGTACGCTATGCAGTAGCTACAGATCCTTCTAAGAGCGTTGACCTGCTGTGGGGTGTAGCTCCTTCCGGAGGTCTGAGCTATACAGACGTTTCTGGTGGAACAACAAGTGTTTTAGCTGGTATGCCTTTGGTTGACCTTCTCAAGCCCTCTAAGGACCAGAAGATTAAGTTCCTCTTCCAGCACGCCCTTGCTCGTATCGGTTTGACCGTTATCTACGCTGCTGACCAGATTGCTGCTGGTGGCCAGCTCAACAACCAGACAAAGATTGCCGTAAAGAGCGTTAATGTAACAGAAGTTACTGCAACCAAGCAATTGAAGACCAGCGGTGCCCTGAATCTGAAGAACACAGATGCTTTCCAGGCTCTTTGGACAAATACAGCCGGTGATATCAACTTATCAGTTGGTGTTGGCAGTGGTTTGAATCCAAACATTGCTTACAAGGATAATGCTTCTGACACATGGAATCAGACTGGAACTTGGACTGGTGTTGAGAATATTGAGCATCCTGTAATTGCTGACAACAACTATTTCATGGTTATTCCTGGTAATGCCAACACTGATTTGCAGGTTACAATTACCTATGATGTTATCACAAAGGACGCTAAGGTTGCTACTGGTTACTCTGAAGTAGAGAATGTTATCAAGAAGACTGTTACCATTCCTACACTTAGCAACAACAAGGCTTACACTCTGAAGCTTATCCTTGGTATGACTTCTGTGAAGCTGGATGCTGAGGTTGCTGACTGGGAGATTATGGGTAGCACAGACGTGAACCTGCCTAAGAACGAGCAGTAA